A single window of Ovis canadensis isolate MfBH-ARS-UI-01 breed Bighorn chromosome 17, ARS-UI_OviCan_v2, whole genome shotgun sequence DNA harbors:
- the LOC138422431 gene encoding zinc finger protein 84 isoform X2 translates to MTMLQGSFSFEDLSVDFTQKEWQLLDPHQKDLYKDVMLENYSSLVSLGYEVMKPGVILKLEQGEEPWTGDGEIPSSDSLDQVFQVNGHMTWHKDNKKFKNMKQDHECDALGKKFNLSTNFIPLRKSNKEGDIDGLILKHHLDFLIPKANYGRMEPADLNIFDKLFLHTKTEETDTWLKYYACDKISYKKSQIIIYHRSRSGEKLYECSECRKRFNKKSSLIKHQSRHIREIAYGCGKCGKTFPQKSQFITHHRTHTGEKPYNCSQCGKAFSQKSQLTSHQRTHTGEKPYECGECGKAFSRKSHLISHWRTHTGEKPYGCTECGRAFSEKSNLINHQRIHTGEKPFECRECGKAFSRKSQLVTHHRTHTGTKPYGCSDCRKAFFEKSELIRHQTIHTGEKPYECSECGKAFRERSSLINHQRTHTGEKPHGCIQCGKAFSQKSHLLSHQMTHTGEKPFVCTKCGKAFSRKSQLVRHQRTHTGEKPYECSECGKAFSEKLSLTNHQRIHTGEKPYVCSECGKAFCQKSHLISHQRTHTGEKPYECSECGKAFGEKSSLATHQRTHTGEKPYACRDCEKAFSQKSQLNTHQRIHTGEKPYGCSLCQKAFFEKSELIRHQRTHTGEKPYECSECRKAFRERSSLINHQRTHTGEKPFECSDCGKAFSRKSHLIPHQRTHTGERPYSCSECRKAFSQKSQLVNHQRIHTGEKPFQCSECGKAFSQKSQLINHRRTHTVKKS, encoded by the exons GGGTCATTCTCATTTGAAGATTTATCTGTGGACTTCACCCAGAAGGAATGGCAGCTACTGGACCCCCATCAGAAGGACTTATACAAGGATGTCATGTTGGAGAATTATAGCAGTCTCGTGTCCCTAG GTTATGAAGTTATGAAACCTGGTGTCATCCTTAAGTTGGAGCAAGGGGAAGAGCCATGGACAGGAGATGGAGAAATTCCAAGTTCAGACTCGTTAG atCAAGTCTTTCAAGTAAACGGTCACATGACTTGGCACAAGGATAacaagaagtttaaaaatatgaaacaagaTCATGAATGTGATGCACTTGGAAAAAAGTTTAATCTGAGCACGAACTTTATTCCTTTAAGGAAATCAAACAAAGAAGGTGACATAGAtggattaattttaaaacatcatttagATTTTCTTATTCCAAAAGCAAACTATGGAAGAATGGAACCAGCTGACTTAAACATATTTGATAAATTATTTCTCCATACCAAGACTGAGGAAACTGATACTTGGTTAAAATACTATGCATGTGATAAAATTAGCTATAAGAAGTCACAGATCATCATATATCACAGAAGTCGTTCAGGGGAGAAGCTCTATGAATGCAGTGAATGTAGGAAACGCTTCAATAAGAAATCAAGTCTCATTAAACATCAGAGCAGACATATAAGAGAAATAGCCTATGGCTGTGGTAAATGTGGCAAAACTTTTCCCCAGAAGTCACAGTTTATTACACATCATAGAActcatacaggagagaaaccttacaattGTAGCcagtgtgggaaagccttctcCCAAAAGTCACAGCTGACATCCCATCAGAGGACacatacaggagagaaaccatatGAATGTGGtgagtgtgggaaagccttctcCCGGAAGTCACATCTCATATCACATTGGAGgacacacacaggagagaaaccctatgGATGCACTGAATGTGGGAGGGCTTTTAGTGAAAAGTCAAATCTCATCAATCATCAAAGGattcatacaggagagaaaccttTTGAATGTAgagaatgtgggaaagccttcagcaGGAAGTCACAGCTTGTCACACATCACAGGACCCACACAGGAACAAAACCCTATGGATGTAGCGATTGTAGAAAAGCCTTCTTTGAGAAATCAGAGCTAATTAGACATCAAacaattcatactggagagaaaccctatgagtgcagtgaatgtgggaaagccttcagagAGAGGTCTAGTCTTATTAACCATCAGAGAACCCATACAGGAGAGAAGCCTCATGGATGCATCcagtgtgggaaagccttttCCCAGAAATCTCACCTCTTATCACATCAGATgacacacacaggagagaaaccgtTTGTATGCACTAAGTGTGGGAAGGCTTTCAGTAGGAAATCCCAGCTTGTCAGACATCAGAGAACTCATACAGGTGAAAAACCCTAcgagtgcagtgaatgtgggaaagctttcagtGAAAAATTAAGCCTCACTAatcaccagagaattcatacagGAGAAAAACCGTATGTGTGCAGTGAGTGTGGAAAAGCCTTTTGTCAGAAGTCACATCTTATATCACATCAGAGgacacacacaggagagaaaccctatgaatgcagtgaatgtgggaaagcctttggTGAAAAGTCAAGCCTTGCAACACATCAGAGAACCCATACAGGAGAAAAACCTTATGCATGCAGGGACTGTGAAAAAGCCTTCTCCCAGAAGTCACAGCTCAATACTCACCAGAGaattcacacaggagagaaaccatatGGATGCAGTCTTTGTCAAAAAGCTTTCTTTGAAAAATCAGAACTAATTAGACATCAGAGAACTCATACAGGAGAAAAGCCTTATGAATGCAGTGAATGTAGGAAAGCCTTCAGGGAGAGGTCAAGTCTCATAAATCATCAGAGGACacatacaggagagaaaccctTTGAATGCAGCGACTGTGGCAAAGCCTTCTCTCGGAAGTCACACCTCATACCACATCAGAGGACACACACAGGAGAGAGACCCTACAGTTGCAGTGAATGTAGAAAGGCCTTCTCTCAGAAGTCACAGCTTGTTAATCATCAGAGAATccatacaggagagaaaccttttcaatgcagtgaatgtgggaaagccttctccCAAAAGTCACAGCTCATTAATCATCGGAGAActcatacagtaaagaaatcCTAA
- the LOC138422431 gene encoding zinc finger protein 84 isoform X1, with the protein MEYDGSCVFVIYGLYCVEGSFSFEDLSVDFTQKEWQLLDPHQKDLYKDVMLENYSSLVSLGYEVMKPGVILKLEQGEEPWTGDGEIPSSDSLDQVFQVNGHMTWHKDNKKFKNMKQDHECDALGKKFNLSTNFIPLRKSNKEGDIDGLILKHHLDFLIPKANYGRMEPADLNIFDKLFLHTKTEETDTWLKYYACDKISYKKSQIIIYHRSRSGEKLYECSECRKRFNKKSSLIKHQSRHIREIAYGCGKCGKTFPQKSQFITHHRTHTGEKPYNCSQCGKAFSQKSQLTSHQRTHTGEKPYECGECGKAFSRKSHLISHWRTHTGEKPYGCTECGRAFSEKSNLINHQRIHTGEKPFECRECGKAFSRKSQLVTHHRTHTGTKPYGCSDCRKAFFEKSELIRHQTIHTGEKPYECSECGKAFRERSSLINHQRTHTGEKPHGCIQCGKAFSQKSHLLSHQMTHTGEKPFVCTKCGKAFSRKSQLVRHQRTHTGEKPYECSECGKAFSEKLSLTNHQRIHTGEKPYVCSECGKAFCQKSHLISHQRTHTGEKPYECSECGKAFGEKSSLATHQRTHTGEKPYACRDCEKAFSQKSQLNTHQRIHTGEKPYGCSLCQKAFFEKSELIRHQRTHTGEKPYECSECRKAFRERSSLINHQRTHTGEKPFECSDCGKAFSRKSHLIPHQRTHTGERPYSCSECRKAFSQKSQLVNHQRIHTGEKPFQCSECGKAFSQKSQLINHRRTHTVKKS; encoded by the exons GGGTCATTCTCATTTGAAGATTTATCTGTGGACTTCACCCAGAAGGAATGGCAGCTACTGGACCCCCATCAGAAGGACTTATACAAGGATGTCATGTTGGAGAATTATAGCAGTCTCGTGTCCCTAG GTTATGAAGTTATGAAACCTGGTGTCATCCTTAAGTTGGAGCAAGGGGAAGAGCCATGGACAGGAGATGGAGAAATTCCAAGTTCAGACTCGTTAG atCAAGTCTTTCAAGTAAACGGTCACATGACTTGGCACAAGGATAacaagaagtttaaaaatatgaaacaagaTCATGAATGTGATGCACTTGGAAAAAAGTTTAATCTGAGCACGAACTTTATTCCTTTAAGGAAATCAAACAAAGAAGGTGACATAGAtggattaattttaaaacatcatttagATTTTCTTATTCCAAAAGCAAACTATGGAAGAATGGAACCAGCTGACTTAAACATATTTGATAAATTATTTCTCCATACCAAGACTGAGGAAACTGATACTTGGTTAAAATACTATGCATGTGATAAAATTAGCTATAAGAAGTCACAGATCATCATATATCACAGAAGTCGTTCAGGGGAGAAGCTCTATGAATGCAGTGAATGTAGGAAACGCTTCAATAAGAAATCAAGTCTCATTAAACATCAGAGCAGACATATAAGAGAAATAGCCTATGGCTGTGGTAAATGTGGCAAAACTTTTCCCCAGAAGTCACAGTTTATTACACATCATAGAActcatacaggagagaaaccttacaattGTAGCcagtgtgggaaagccttctcCCAAAAGTCACAGCTGACATCCCATCAGAGGACacatacaggagagaaaccatatGAATGTGGtgagtgtgggaaagccttctcCCGGAAGTCACATCTCATATCACATTGGAGgacacacacaggagagaaaccctatgGATGCACTGAATGTGGGAGGGCTTTTAGTGAAAAGTCAAATCTCATCAATCATCAAAGGattcatacaggagagaaaccttTTGAATGTAgagaatgtgggaaagccttcagcaGGAAGTCACAGCTTGTCACACATCACAGGACCCACACAGGAACAAAACCCTATGGATGTAGCGATTGTAGAAAAGCCTTCTTTGAGAAATCAGAGCTAATTAGACATCAAacaattcatactggagagaaaccctatgagtgcagtgaatgtgggaaagccttcagagAGAGGTCTAGTCTTATTAACCATCAGAGAACCCATACAGGAGAGAAGCCTCATGGATGCATCcagtgtgggaaagccttttCCCAGAAATCTCACCTCTTATCACATCAGATgacacacacaggagagaaaccgtTTGTATGCACTAAGTGTGGGAAGGCTTTCAGTAGGAAATCCCAGCTTGTCAGACATCAGAGAACTCATACAGGTGAAAAACCCTAcgagtgcagtgaatgtgggaaagctttcagtGAAAAATTAAGCCTCACTAatcaccagagaattcatacagGAGAAAAACCGTATGTGTGCAGTGAGTGTGGAAAAGCCTTTTGTCAGAAGTCACATCTTATATCACATCAGAGgacacacacaggagagaaaccctatgaatgcagtgaatgtgggaaagcctttggTGAAAAGTCAAGCCTTGCAACACATCAGAGAACCCATACAGGAGAAAAACCTTATGCATGCAGGGACTGTGAAAAAGCCTTCTCCCAGAAGTCACAGCTCAATACTCACCAGAGaattcacacaggagagaaaccatatGGATGCAGTCTTTGTCAAAAAGCTTTCTTTGAAAAATCAGAACTAATTAGACATCAGAGAACTCATACAGGAGAAAAGCCTTATGAATGCAGTGAATGTAGGAAAGCCTTCAGGGAGAGGTCAAGTCTCATAAATCATCAGAGGACacatacaggagagaaaccctTTGAATGCAGCGACTGTGGCAAAGCCTTCTCTCGGAAGTCACACCTCATACCACATCAGAGGACACACACAGGAGAGAGACCCTACAGTTGCAGTGAATGTAGAAAGGCCTTCTCTCAGAAGTCACAGCTTGTTAATCATCAGAGAATccatacaggagagaaaccttttcaatgcagtgaatgtgggaaagccttctccCAAAAGTCACAGCTCATTAATCATCGGAGAActcatacagtaaagaaatcCTAA
- the LOC138422431 gene encoding zinc finger protein 84 isoform X3 gives MLENYSSLVSLGYEVMKPGVILKLEQGEEPWTGDGEIPSSDSLDQVFQVNGHMTWHKDNKKFKNMKQDHECDALGKKFNLSTNFIPLRKSNKEGDIDGLILKHHLDFLIPKANYGRMEPADLNIFDKLFLHTKTEETDTWLKYYACDKISYKKSQIIIYHRSRSGEKLYECSECRKRFNKKSSLIKHQSRHIREIAYGCGKCGKTFPQKSQFITHHRTHTGEKPYNCSQCGKAFSQKSQLTSHQRTHTGEKPYECGECGKAFSRKSHLISHWRTHTGEKPYGCTECGRAFSEKSNLINHQRIHTGEKPFECRECGKAFSRKSQLVTHHRTHTGTKPYGCSDCRKAFFEKSELIRHQTIHTGEKPYECSECGKAFRERSSLINHQRTHTGEKPHGCIQCGKAFSQKSHLLSHQMTHTGEKPFVCTKCGKAFSRKSQLVRHQRTHTGEKPYECSECGKAFSEKLSLTNHQRIHTGEKPYVCSECGKAFCQKSHLISHQRTHTGEKPYECSECGKAFGEKSSLATHQRTHTGEKPYACRDCEKAFSQKSQLNTHQRIHTGEKPYGCSLCQKAFFEKSELIRHQRTHTGEKPYECSECRKAFRERSSLINHQRTHTGEKPFECSDCGKAFSRKSHLIPHQRTHTGERPYSCSECRKAFSQKSQLVNHQRIHTGEKPFQCSECGKAFSQKSQLINHRRTHTVKKS, from the exons ATGTTGGAGAATTATAGCAGTCTCGTGTCCCTAG GTTATGAAGTTATGAAACCTGGTGTCATCCTTAAGTTGGAGCAAGGGGAAGAGCCATGGACAGGAGATGGAGAAATTCCAAGTTCAGACTCGTTAG atCAAGTCTTTCAAGTAAACGGTCACATGACTTGGCACAAGGATAacaagaagtttaaaaatatgaaacaagaTCATGAATGTGATGCACTTGGAAAAAAGTTTAATCTGAGCACGAACTTTATTCCTTTAAGGAAATCAAACAAAGAAGGTGACATAGAtggattaattttaaaacatcatttagATTTTCTTATTCCAAAAGCAAACTATGGAAGAATGGAACCAGCTGACTTAAACATATTTGATAAATTATTTCTCCATACCAAGACTGAGGAAACTGATACTTGGTTAAAATACTATGCATGTGATAAAATTAGCTATAAGAAGTCACAGATCATCATATATCACAGAAGTCGTTCAGGGGAGAAGCTCTATGAATGCAGTGAATGTAGGAAACGCTTCAATAAGAAATCAAGTCTCATTAAACATCAGAGCAGACATATAAGAGAAATAGCCTATGGCTGTGGTAAATGTGGCAAAACTTTTCCCCAGAAGTCACAGTTTATTACACATCATAGAActcatacaggagagaaaccttacaattGTAGCcagtgtgggaaagccttctcCCAAAAGTCACAGCTGACATCCCATCAGAGGACacatacaggagagaaaccatatGAATGTGGtgagtgtgggaaagccttctcCCGGAAGTCACATCTCATATCACATTGGAGgacacacacaggagagaaaccctatgGATGCACTGAATGTGGGAGGGCTTTTAGTGAAAAGTCAAATCTCATCAATCATCAAAGGattcatacaggagagaaaccttTTGAATGTAgagaatgtgggaaagccttcagcaGGAAGTCACAGCTTGTCACACATCACAGGACCCACACAGGAACAAAACCCTATGGATGTAGCGATTGTAGAAAAGCCTTCTTTGAGAAATCAGAGCTAATTAGACATCAAacaattcatactggagagaaaccctatgagtgcagtgaatgtgggaaagccttcagagAGAGGTCTAGTCTTATTAACCATCAGAGAACCCATACAGGAGAGAAGCCTCATGGATGCATCcagtgtgggaaagccttttCCCAGAAATCTCACCTCTTATCACATCAGATgacacacacaggagagaaaccgtTTGTATGCACTAAGTGTGGGAAGGCTTTCAGTAGGAAATCCCAGCTTGTCAGACATCAGAGAACTCATACAGGTGAAAAACCCTAcgagtgcagtgaatgtgggaaagctttcagtGAAAAATTAAGCCTCACTAatcaccagagaattcatacagGAGAAAAACCGTATGTGTGCAGTGAGTGTGGAAAAGCCTTTTGTCAGAAGTCACATCTTATATCACATCAGAGgacacacacaggagagaaaccctatgaatgcagtgaatgtgggaaagcctttggTGAAAAGTCAAGCCTTGCAACACATCAGAGAACCCATACAGGAGAAAAACCTTATGCATGCAGGGACTGTGAAAAAGCCTTCTCCCAGAAGTCACAGCTCAATACTCACCAGAGaattcacacaggagagaaaccatatGGATGCAGTCTTTGTCAAAAAGCTTTCTTTGAAAAATCAGAACTAATTAGACATCAGAGAACTCATACAGGAGAAAAGCCTTATGAATGCAGTGAATGTAGGAAAGCCTTCAGGGAGAGGTCAAGTCTCATAAATCATCAGAGGACacatacaggagagaaaccctTTGAATGCAGCGACTGTGGCAAAGCCTTCTCTCGGAAGTCACACCTCATACCACATCAGAGGACACACACAGGAGAGAGACCCTACAGTTGCAGTGAATGTAGAAAGGCCTTCTCTCAGAAGTCACAGCTTGTTAATCATCAGAGAATccatacaggagagaaaccttttcaatgcagtgaatgtgggaaagccttctccCAAAAGTCACAGCTCATTAATCATCGGAGAActcatacagtaaagaaatcCTAA